The Neomonachus schauinslandi chromosome 11, ASM220157v2, whole genome shotgun sequence genome contains a region encoding:
- the LOC110576431 gene encoding LOW QUALITY PROTEIN: olfactory receptor 52D1 (The sequence of the model RefSeq protein was modified relative to this genomic sequence to represent the inferred CDS: inserted 1 base in 1 codon; substituted 1 base at 1 genomic stop codon), whose product MPASNLSDDSLPATLFLTGIPGLEWAHIWIAIPFCAMYLVALAGNAALILVIVTDDALHAPMYLFLCLLSLTDLALSSTTVPKMMSILWLHAGEISFGGCLAQMFCVHSIYALESSVLLAMAFDRYVAICNPLRYTIILNHSIIGRIGLTGILRSIAVVSPFIFLLRQLPYCGHHIMAHTYCEHMGIARLACANFTVNIVYGLTVALLAVGLDCILIAISYGFILHAVFCLPSQDARHKALSTCGSHLGVILVFYIXAFFSFLTHRFGQNRVPKSVHIFLTNLYVLVPPVLNPIIYGARTKEIQSXLLRLLHLGKILT is encoded by the exons ATGCCAGCTTCCAACCTCAGTGATGACAGTCTGCCAGCCACTCTGTTCCTGACAGGGATCCCAGGGCTGGAGTGGGCCCACATCTGGATTGCCATCCCCTTCTGTGCTATGTATCTGGTAGCTCTGGCTGGGAATGCTGCCCTCATCCTGGTCATTGTGACGGACGATGCCCTTCATGCACCCATGTACCTCTTCCTGTGCCTTCTCTCACTCACTGACCTGGCTCTCAGCTCCACCACTGTGCCTAAAATGATGAGCATTTTGTGGCTCCATGCTGGTGAGATTTCCTTTGGTGGGTGCCTGGCACAGATGTTTTGTGTCCATTCGATCTATGCTCTGGAGTCCTCGGTTCTTCTTGCCATGGCCTTTGATCGTTATGTGGCTATCTGCAACCCACTGAGATATACAATCATCCTCAACCATAGCATCATAGGCAGAATTGGCCTTACTGGCATACTCCGGAGTATAGCTGTTGTCTCTCCATTCATCTTTTTGCTGAGGCAACTGCCTTACTGTGGTCACCATATCATGGCACACACATACTGTGAGCATATGGGCATTGCTCGCCTGGCCTGTGCCAACTTCACTGTCAATATTGTCTATGGGCTGACTGTGGCCCTGCTGGCCGTGGGTCTGGATTGCATCCTCATTGCCATTTCCTATGGCTTTATCCTCCATGCTGTCTTCTGCCTGCCATCTCAAGATGCCAGGCACAAGGCTCTGAGTACCTGTGGCTCCCACCTCGGAGTCATCCTGGTCTTCTACA ctgccttcttctccttcctcacccACCGCTTTGGCCAGAACCGAGTCCCCAAGAGTGTGCACATCTTTCTGACGAACCTCTATGTGCTGGTGCCTCCTGTGCTCAACCCAATCATCTATGGGGCTAGGACCAAGGAGATTCAGAGTTGACTTCTGAGACTGCTTCACTTGGGGAAAATTTTAACATGA
- the LOC110576493 gene encoding LOW QUALITY PROTEIN: olfactory receptor 51I1-like (The sequence of the model RefSeq protein was modified relative to this genomic sequence to represent the inferred CDS: substituted 1 base at 1 genomic stop codon) → MGGKSHSSSELPPFPLTGLPGQETSQNWMFLLLGILYIVSIVGNALILFIIKDVQSLHQPMYYFLSLLSVNDLGVSFSTLPTVLATFCFHLRKISFDSCMAQIFFIHLFSFMESGILLVMSFDCYVAICNPLCYATVLTDARVVHMGMAVIICSFCVVFPLPFLLKRLSFCKANILSHAYCLHPDLIHLPCGDITINNIFGQLIVISNFGLDSALILLSYMLILRSVLTITSREERLKTLDTCGSHMCAVLMFYVPMVGVSMAAHYERHAPXYMHTLMSLIYLFVPPMLNPVIYTIKTKEIRQMLCKILLGTKF, encoded by the coding sequence ATGGGAGGTAAGTCCCACAGCAGCTCAGAGTTGCCTCCCTTCCCCCTGACAGGGCTCCCAGGGCAGGAGACCTCCCAAAACTGGATGTTTCTGCTCCTTGGTATCCTCTACATTGTCTCCATTGTGGGCAATGCCCTTATCCTTTTCATTATCAAGGATGTACAGAGTCTGCATCAGCCTATGTACTACTTCCTGTCCCTGCTATCAGTTAATGACCTAGGTGTGTCCTTTTCCACACTGCCCACAGTGTTGGCCACATTTTGCTTCCACTTAAGAAAGATCAGCTTTGATTCTTGCATGGCTCAAATATTCTTTATCCACCTCTTCTCCTTCATGGAGTCTGGAATTCTGCTGGTTATGAGCTTTGACTGCTATGTGGCCATCTGTAACCCATTGTGCTATGCCACAGTGCTCACTGATGCCCGTGTGGTGCACATGGGCATGGCTGTTATCATCTGCAGTTTCTGTGTGGTTTTCCCACTGCCTTTCCTTCTGAAGAGGTTGTCCTTCTGCAAGGCCAATATACTCTCCCATGCATACTGCCTGCATCCAGATCTGATCCACTTGCCTTGTGGTGACATCACCATCAATAATATTTTTGGTCAATTAATTGTCATCTCTAACTTTGGTCTGGATTCTGCACTCATTCTCCTCTCCTACATGCTCATACTGCGCTCTGTACTTACCATTACATCTAGGGAGGAAAGACTTAAGACACTTGATACGTGTGGGTCACATATGTGTGCTGTGCTCATGTTCTATGTGCCCATGGTTGGTGTGTCCATGGCTGCTCACTATGAGAGGCATGCCCCATAGTACATGCACACGCTCATGTCCCTTATCTATCTCTTTGTGCCTCCTATGCTCAACCCGGTCATCTATACCATCAAAACCAAAGAGATTCGTCAGATGCTTTGCAAAATATTACTGGGAACAAAGTTTTAA